In Castanea sativa cultivar Marrone di Chiusa Pesio chromosome 6, ASM4071231v1, a single window of DNA contains:
- the LOC142641132 gene encoding calcium-binding protein KIC, translating into MENNMRSEFEDFLPVMADKLDVESFVGELCKGFKLLADPERGLITSESLRKNSALLGMEGMSKEDAEAMVREGDLDGDGVLNENEFCILMVRLSPEMMEDAEAWLEKALDPELKKSSA; encoded by the coding sequence atggaaaACAACATGAGAAGTGAATTTGAGGACTTTTTGCCAGTGATGGCTGACAAGCTTGATGTTGAGTCCTTTGTGGGAGAGTTATGTAAGGGGTTCAAGCTTTTGGCAGACCCAGAAAGGGGTTTGATAACATCCGAGAGTCTAAGGAAGAACTCAGCTCTTCTTGGCATGGAAGGGATGAGCAAAGAGGATGCAGAGGCAATGGTTAGAGAAGGTGATCTTGATGGTGATGGCGTGCTTAATGAGAATGAGTTTTGTATCCTAATGGTGAGGCTGAGCCCTGAGATGATGGAAGATGCTGAGGCATGGCTTGAGAAGGCGCTTGACCCAGAGCTAAAGAAGTCTTCAGCTTGA